The following are encoded together in the Myxococcus virescens genome:
- a CDS encoding branched-chain amino acid ABC transporter permease, whose translation METPAIPAPEARSAVPASLRGLLPVLLALPVLALFQWLMSDAPFASYLLSVVGVNIILAVSLNIVNGMTGQFSIGHAGFMAVGAYISGVLSLNLKDVALSFLPVAVSDQVFFVASLLVGGLAAALCGFLVGLPSLRLRGDYLAIVTLGFGEIIRVVVQNTDAFGRALGLSGIPQTSSPAMVYFFVFLTVLVARRITGSSHGRSLWAIREDEVAAEAMGVDTTGYKVRAFVISSFFAGIAGALFAHFVPIINPGSFTFVKSMEIVVMVVLGGLGSTTGAIVAATFLTLLPEGMRSLFTLLGAEGSLAQKVDQIRMPVYGLLLVALMLARPQGLFGTKEIWDVLPRWIPRKRRGLA comes from the coding sequence ATGGAGACTCCGGCGATTCCCGCCCCCGAGGCCCGCTCCGCCGTCCCCGCGTCGCTGCGCGGCCTGCTGCCCGTGCTGCTGGCGCTGCCGGTGCTGGCGCTGTTCCAGTGGCTGATGAGCGACGCGCCCTTCGCCTCCTACCTGCTGTCGGTGGTGGGGGTGAACATCATCCTCGCGGTCAGCCTCAACATCGTGAACGGGATGACGGGGCAGTTCTCCATCGGCCATGCGGGCTTCATGGCGGTGGGGGCCTACATCTCCGGCGTCCTGTCGCTGAACCTCAAGGACGTAGCGCTCTCCTTCCTGCCAGTGGCGGTCAGCGACCAGGTGTTCTTCGTCGCGTCGCTGCTGGTGGGCGGCCTGGCGGCGGCGCTGTGCGGCTTCCTGGTGGGCCTGCCCTCGCTGCGGCTGCGCGGGGACTACCTGGCCATCGTCACGCTGGGCTTCGGCGAAATCATCCGCGTGGTGGTGCAGAACACGGACGCGTTCGGCCGGGCGCTGGGCCTGTCCGGCATCCCCCAGACGTCATCGCCGGCCATGGTGTACTTCTTCGTGTTCCTCACGGTGCTGGTGGCCCGGCGCATCACCGGCTCCAGCCACGGCCGCAGCCTGTGGGCCATCCGCGAGGACGAGGTGGCCGCCGAGGCCATGGGCGTGGACACCACGGGCTACAAGGTCCGCGCCTTCGTCATCTCGTCGTTCTTCGCGGGCATCGCCGGCGCGCTGTTCGCGCACTTCGTGCCCATCATCAACCCCGGCTCCTTCACCTTCGTGAAGTCGATGGAAATCGTCGTCATGGTGGTGCTGGGCGGCCTGGGCTCCACGACGGGCGCCATCGTCGCGGCCACGTTCCTCACGCTGCTGCCCGAAGGCATGCGCTCGCTGTTCACCCTGCTGGGGGCCGAAGGCAGCCTGGCGCAGAAGGTGGACCAGATTCGCATGCCCGTGTACGGCCTGCTGCTGGTGGCGCTGATGCTGGCGCGGCCCCAGGGCCTGTTCGGGACGAAGGAGATCTGGGACGTGCTGCCGCGGTGGATTCCGCGCAAGCGCAGGGGGCTGGCGTGA
- a CDS encoding ABC transporter substrate-binding protein, with amino-acid sequence MRRLAPMLLAALAVMVAACEKKTQPAPSGEGGTQAAQGQGAAPGGAPVDANTILLGQVGSLTGGQATFGISTRNGIELALKEANAAGGVKGKKLSIRVYDNQSKPEEAAQAATRLITQDKVVLILGDVASSNSLAMAEKAQAAGVPMITPSSTNPTVTDKGDYIFRVCFIDPFQGFVMAKFARENLKLNTVAVLQDNKSAYSIGLADVFRRKFTEMGGKVTAVESYSQGDTDYRAQLTAIRKSQPEGIYVPGYYSEVGIIARQAREVGLKVPLMGGDGWDSEKLFELGGSAIEGSYFSNHYSPDNPDPRVQKFIADYKAAYGAVPDALAALGYDSARVAVDALERAKDLSGPSVRDAIAQTKDFPGVAGTVTLDAQRNAVKSAVVLKVEDGKTQYVTTINP; translated from the coding sequence ATGCGACGACTTGCCCCGATGCTCCTCGCCGCGCTCGCCGTCATGGTGGCCGCTTGCGAGAAGAAGACGCAGCCAGCTCCTTCGGGTGAAGGAGGTACTCAGGCCGCGCAGGGGCAGGGGGCGGCGCCCGGGGGCGCTCCGGTGGACGCGAACACCATCCTGCTGGGGCAGGTGGGCTCGCTCACCGGTGGCCAGGCCACCTTCGGCATCTCCACGCGCAACGGCATCGAGCTGGCCCTCAAGGAGGCCAATGCCGCGGGCGGGGTGAAGGGCAAGAAGCTGTCCATCCGCGTCTACGACAACCAGAGCAAGCCCGAGGAGGCCGCCCAGGCCGCCACGCGCCTGATTACGCAGGACAAGGTCGTGCTCATCCTCGGTGACGTGGCGTCGTCCAACTCGCTGGCCATGGCGGAGAAGGCGCAGGCGGCGGGCGTGCCGATGATTACGCCGTCCTCCACCAACCCCACCGTCACCGACAAGGGCGACTACATCTTCCGCGTGTGCTTCATCGACCCGTTCCAGGGCTTCGTGATGGCGAAGTTCGCGCGGGAGAACCTGAAGCTGAACACGGTGGCGGTGCTCCAGGACAACAAGAGCGCGTACTCCATTGGCCTGGCGGACGTCTTCAGGCGCAAGTTCACGGAGATGGGCGGCAAGGTGACGGCCGTGGAGAGCTACAGCCAGGGCGACACGGATTACCGCGCCCAGCTCACCGCCATCCGCAAGTCGCAGCCGGAAGGCATCTACGTGCCGGGCTACTACAGCGAGGTGGGCATCATCGCCCGCCAGGCGCGCGAGGTGGGCCTCAAGGTCCCGCTGATGGGCGGCGACGGCTGGGACTCCGAGAAGCTCTTCGAGCTGGGCGGCAGCGCCATCGAGGGCAGCTACTTCTCCAACCACTACTCGCCGGACAACCCGGATCCGCGCGTGCAGAAGTTCATCGCGGACTACAAGGCCGCGTACGGCGCGGTGCCGGACGCCCTGGCCGCGCTGGGCTACGATTCGGCCCGCGTGGCGGTGGACGCCCTGGAGCGCGCCAAGGACCTGAGCGGCCCGTCCGTGCGTGACGCCATTGCCCAGACGAAGGACTTCCCGGGCGTGGCGGGCACCGTGACACTGGATGCCCAGCGCAACGCCGTGAAGTCCGCCGTCGTCCTCAAGGTCGAGGATGGCAAGACGCAGTACGTCACGACCATCAATCCCTAA
- a CDS encoding branched-chain amino acid ABC transporter permease — MAQLLQHLINGLAAGTIYALVALGYTMVYGVLKLINFAHGDVMMVGVYMGYATAFALGRDMRSSLLGVAVVFAVAMLGCALLGFLIERFAYRPLREKPRLTALITAIGISFALSYGFQLDLGFLPGAAPRAFPEVIEPVEWLVIGDRDVVVWNWQVISFGIAVALMVGLQYLVFRTRFGRAMRAVSWDHRVAALMGIPTDRVIALTFMLSSALAAGAGLLYAIKDTSVSPLMGLYVGLKAFVAAVIGGIGHVPGAVVGGLVLGLVEEFVVGYAASTWRDAVAFGFLILVLLVKPGGLFGRVAAEKV; from the coding sequence ATGGCGCAGCTCCTCCAGCACCTCATCAACGGCCTGGCCGCCGGCACCATCTACGCGCTCGTCGCGCTGGGCTACACGATGGTGTACGGCGTCCTGAAGCTCATCAACTTCGCCCACGGCGACGTCATGATGGTCGGCGTCTACATGGGCTACGCCACCGCGTTCGCGCTCGGGCGCGACATGCGCAGCTCCCTGCTGGGCGTGGCCGTCGTGTTCGCGGTGGCCATGCTGGGCTGCGCGCTGCTCGGGTTCCTCATCGAGCGCTTCGCGTACCGCCCCCTGCGGGAGAAGCCGCGCCTCACCGCGCTCATCACCGCCATCGGCATCTCCTTCGCGCTGTCCTACGGCTTCCAACTGGACCTCGGCTTCCTGCCGGGCGCGGCGCCGCGGGCCTTCCCGGAGGTCATCGAGCCGGTGGAGTGGCTCGTCATCGGTGACCGGGACGTGGTGGTGTGGAACTGGCAGGTCATCAGCTTCGGCATCGCCGTGGCGCTGATGGTGGGCCTGCAGTACCTGGTGTTCCGCACGCGCTTCGGCCGGGCCATGCGCGCGGTGTCCTGGGACCACCGCGTGGCGGCGCTGATGGGCATTCCTACTGACCGCGTCATCGCGCTGACGTTCATGCTGAGCAGCGCGCTGGCGGCGGGCGCCGGCCTGCTCTACGCCATCAAGGACACGTCGGTGAGCCCGCTGATGGGCCTGTACGTGGGCCTCAAGGCCTTCGTGGCGGCGGTGATTGGTGGCATCGGCCACGTGCCGGGCGCCGTGGTGGGCGGCCTGGTGCTGGGCCTGGTGGAGGAGTTCGTGGTGGGCTACGCGGCCAGCACCTGGCGTGACGCGGTGGCCTTCGGCTTCCTCATCCTGGTGCTGCTGGTGAAGCCGGGCGGTCTCTTCGGCCGCGTCGCCGCGGAGAAGGTCTGA
- a CDS encoding ABC transporter ATP-binding protein, translating to MSDAQVKTLGERQAFPPLLSVDGIKVHYGAIQALKGVSLTVGKGEVVALIGANGAGKTSTLRAVSGMLKPSAGRIQFNGHDTTAMKAHQLVPRGMAHAPEGRGVFPNMSVQENLELGAYLRTDTSGIQQDLEKSFTLFPVLKERRKQMAGTLSGGEQQMLAIARALLSKPQLLLLDEPSLGLAPQVTEAIFRTLREVNATGVSVLLVEQNAHLALNAAHYGYVLETGEVVMAGPGKALLESAEVRRAYLGE from the coding sequence GTGAGCGACGCGCAGGTGAAGACGCTGGGGGAGCGCCAGGCCTTCCCGCCGCTGCTGTCGGTGGACGGCATCAAGGTGCACTACGGCGCCATCCAGGCGCTCAAGGGTGTGTCGCTGACGGTGGGCAAGGGCGAGGTGGTGGCCCTCATCGGCGCCAACGGGGCGGGCAAGACGAGCACCCTGCGCGCGGTGAGCGGCATGCTCAAGCCCAGCGCTGGACGCATCCAGTTCAACGGGCACGACACCACGGCCATGAAGGCGCACCAGCTGGTGCCGCGTGGCATGGCGCACGCGCCGGAAGGCCGGGGCGTGTTCCCCAACATGTCCGTCCAGGAGAACCTGGAGCTGGGCGCGTACCTGCGCACGGACACCTCCGGCATCCAGCAGGACCTGGAGAAGAGCTTCACGCTCTTCCCGGTGCTCAAGGAGCGCCGCAAGCAGATGGCCGGGACGCTGTCGGGCGGCGAGCAGCAGATGCTGGCCATTGCTCGCGCGCTGTTGAGCAAACCGCAGCTGCTGCTGTTGGATGAGCCTTCGCTGGGGCTGGCGCCGCAGGTGACGGAGGCCATCTTCCGCACCCTGCGCGAGGTGAATGCCACGGGCGTGAGCGTGCTGTTGGTGGAGCAGAACGCCCACCTGGCGCTCAACGCCGCGCACTACGGCTATGTGTTGGAGACGGGCGAGGTCGTGATGGCGGGGCCGGGCAAGGCGCTCCTGGAGAGCGCGGAGGTCCGGCGTGCGTATCTCGGCGAGTAG
- a CDS encoding methyltransferase domain-containing protein, translating into MWDPAQYSRFRDERKRPFFDLLSRVDAASPSQVADLGCGTGDLTRVLAERWPSAQVFGVDASSEMIEAARRGASVGSVRFGVADLADWEPPAPLDVLVSNAALHWLPDHEVLLGRLVAKLAPGGVLAFQVPANFEAPSHRRVDEVRALPRFASVLAPVRRSSVESLPVYASWLFALGLTVEAWETTYLHVLPGEDAVLEWLLGTTLRPVLAALGEEEARAFVETLRPLLRESYPAQPYGTPFPFTRRFVVARRVT; encoded by the coding sequence ATGTGGGACCCGGCGCAGTACTCACGCTTTCGCGACGAGCGGAAGCGTCCCTTCTTCGATTTGCTGTCGCGGGTGGACGCGGCGTCGCCCTCCCAGGTCGCGGACCTGGGGTGTGGCACCGGGGACCTCACGCGCGTGTTGGCCGAGCGCTGGCCGTCCGCCCAGGTGTTCGGTGTGGATGCGTCCTCGGAGATGATTGAGGCGGCCCGTCGCGGTGCGTCCGTGGGCTCGGTGCGCTTCGGGGTGGCGGACCTCGCGGACTGGGAGCCTCCCGCGCCGCTGGACGTGCTCGTGTCCAATGCGGCGCTGCATTGGCTGCCGGACCACGAGGTGCTGCTCGGGCGGTTGGTGGCGAAGCTGGCGCCCGGCGGGGTGCTGGCCTTCCAGGTGCCGGCCAACTTCGAGGCGCCTTCGCACCGGCGAGTCGACGAGGTGCGGGCCTTGCCGCGCTTCGCTTCTGTCCTGGCGCCCGTGCGGCGCTCGTCGGTGGAGTCCCTGCCTGTGTACGCGTCCTGGCTGTTCGCCCTGGGGCTGACAGTGGAGGCCTGGGAGACGACGTACCTGCACGTGCTCCCGGGTGAGGACGCGGTGCTGGAGTGGCTGCTGGGGACGACGCTGCGGCCCGTGCTCGCGGCGCTCGGGGAGGAGGAGGCGCGCGCCTTCGTGGAGACGCTGCGCCCGTTGCTGCGCGAGTCCTATCCCGCGCAGCCGTATGGGACGCCGTTCCCGTTCACCCGCCGCTTCGTGGTGGCGCGGCGGGTGACGTGA
- a CDS encoding ABC transporter ATP-binding protein — protein MSAAVQETKAEAGAPLLQADGVSIQFGGLKALTDFNLSVRQGDLQGLIGPNGAGKSTAFNVLTGVYQPTQGEVRVGGQRVNGWLPHQINHLGLARTFQNIRLFRALTALDNVKVACRAQGALHPEGVGLGAKMKGAFINYRDWWRALLLTPRFQQEERELTQQAEHLLEVMGLSHRRDEEARNLPYGEQRRLEIARALGTQPKVLLLDEPAAGMNTREKADLMVLIRKLRDDFKLGVLVIEHDMKLVMGICECITVLDHGETIARGAPAQVRSDRKVIEAYLGDSYLESQGGAA, from the coding sequence GTGAGCGCGGCCGTGCAGGAGACGAAGGCGGAGGCCGGAGCGCCATTGCTCCAGGCGGACGGGGTGAGCATCCAGTTCGGCGGCCTCAAGGCGCTGACGGACTTCAACCTCTCCGTGCGGCAGGGCGACCTGCAGGGGCTCATCGGCCCCAACGGCGCCGGCAAGTCCACGGCGTTCAACGTGTTGACCGGCGTGTACCAGCCCACCCAGGGCGAGGTCCGCGTGGGCGGGCAGCGGGTGAACGGGTGGCTGCCGCATCAAATCAACCACCTGGGGCTGGCGCGCACCTTCCAGAACATCCGTCTGTTCCGCGCGCTCACCGCGCTGGACAACGTGAAGGTGGCGTGCCGGGCGCAGGGCGCGCTGCACCCCGAAGGCGTGGGGTTGGGCGCGAAGATGAAGGGCGCCTTCATCAACTACCGCGACTGGTGGCGCGCGCTGCTGCTGACGCCGCGCTTCCAGCAGGAGGAGCGGGAGTTGACGCAGCAGGCGGAGCACCTGCTGGAGGTCATGGGCCTGTCGCACCGCCGCGACGAGGAGGCTCGCAACCTGCCTTACGGTGAGCAGCGCCGGCTGGAAATCGCGCGCGCGCTGGGCACGCAGCCCAAGGTGCTGCTGCTGGACGAGCCCGCGGCGGGCATGAACACCCGTGAGAAGGCGGACCTGATGGTGCTCATCCGCAAGCTCCGGGACGACTTCAAGCTGGGGGTGCTCGTCATCGAGCACGACATGAAGCTGGTCATGGGCATCTGCGAATGCATCACCGTGCTGGACCACGGCGAGACGATTGCCCGGGGCGCGCCGGCGCAGGTGCGCAGTGACCGGAAGGTCATCGAGGCGTACCTGGGCGACAGCTATCTGGAGAGCCAGGGAGGGGCGGCGTGA